One Antarctobacter heliothermus DNA segment encodes these proteins:
- a CDS encoding ureidoglycolate lyase encodes MSARIPVQPLTAQGFAPFGDVLDVSGDADKIINQGLCGRYHDRAALEFVEGRAGISLFKAEPRALPLRLDMMERHPDGSQAFLPMSLDPFLVIVAPDQGGAPGQPIAFMTAPGQGVNYHRGVWHGVLTPLHAPGLFAVVDRIGAGANLQEHFFDTPYHIEG; translated from the coding sequence ATGAGCGCGCGCATCCCGGTACAGCCGCTGACGGCGCAGGGGTTTGCCCCCTTTGGCGATGTGCTGGATGTCAGCGGCGATGCGGATAAGATCATCAATCAGGGCCTGTGCGGGCGCTATCACGACCGCGCGGCGCTGGAGTTTGTCGAGGGCCGCGCCGGGATCAGCCTGTTCAAGGCAGAGCCGCGCGCGCTGCCACTGAGGCTGGACATGATGGAGCGTCACCCGGACGGCAGTCAGGCGTTCCTGCCAATGAGCCTGGACCCGTTTCTGGTCATCGTGGCGCCGGATCAGGGCGGTGCGCCGGGGCAGCCCATCGCCTTTATGACCGCGCCGGGGCAGGGGGTGAACTATCACCGGGGCGTCTGGCACGGGGTGCTGACGCCGCTGCATGCGCCGGGGCTGTTTGCGGTGGTCGACCGGATCGGCGCGGGCGCCAACCTGCAAGAGCATTTTTTCGACACGCCCTATCACATCGAAGGATAA
- a CDS encoding uracil-xanthine permease family protein, with amino-acid sequence MADTSIGTPEQLRDPDYTPPLIKAVPLGIQHVLAMFVSNVTPAIIVCGAAGFGFGSNSPDFPQMIYMIQMSMFFAGIATLFQSIGVGPVGARLPIVQGTSFAFIPIMIPLVAGKGVDAIAVLMGGILVGGLFHAVLGLFIGKIRFALPPLVTGLVVTMIGLALVKVGIQYAAGGVPAIGTPEYGSGLNWLMAGTVILVTLGLKFFARGMLSVSAVLIGLLVGYGLAFVLGQVNLGNVGRASSFALPNPLHFGLEFSVAAIVGFCAMSFVSAVETVGDVSGITKGGAGREATDKEIQGATFADGIGTAISGLFGALPNTSFSQNVGLIAMTGVMSRHVVTIGAVFLILCGLVPKIGAIISSIPIEVLGGGVIVMFGMVVAAGISMLSDVTWNRRNMVIFAIALSLGLGLQLEPGALQYLPGTIKVLATSGILPAAVIAIVLNLVLPEDLSDESTEEVSGGMAGHGKGSLGQSDHG; translated from the coding sequence ATGGCTGACACAAGCATCGGAACGCCAGAGCAACTGCGCGATCCGGATTACACACCGCCGCTGATCAAGGCGGTGCCGCTGGGCATCCAGCACGTTCTGGCGATGTTCGTCTCGAACGTCACTCCGGCGATCATCGTCTGCGGCGCGGCGGGGTTCGGCTTTGGCTCGAACTCACCCGACTTTCCGCAGATGATCTACATGATCCAGATGTCGATGTTCTTTGCCGGCATCGCGACGCTGTTCCAGAGCATCGGTGTCGGTCCGGTGGGGGCGCGGCTGCCGATCGTGCAGGGCACCTCGTTTGCCTTTATCCCGATCATGATCCCGCTGGTGGCGGGCAAGGGCGTGGATGCCATTGCGGTGCTGATGGGCGGCATCCTTGTGGGCGGTCTGTTCCACGCGGTCCTTGGCCTGTTCATCGGCAAGATCCGCTTTGCGTTGCCGCCGCTGGTGACGGGGCTGGTGGTGACGATGATCGGCCTCGCGCTGGTCAAGGTCGGCATCCAGTACGCCGCCGGGGGCGTGCCTGCGATTGGCACGCCGGAATACGGCTCGGGGCTGAACTGGCTGATGGCCGGGACGGTGATCCTTGTGACGCTGGGGCTGAAGTTCTTTGCCCGCGGGATGCTGTCGGTCTCGGCGGTGCTGATCGGCCTGCTGGTCGGCTATGGGCTGGCTTTTGTGTTGGGTCAGGTGAACCTTGGCAATGTCGGCCGCGCGTCCAGCTTTGCACTGCCCAACCCGTTGCATTTTGGGCTGGAGTTCTCGGTCGCGGCGATTGTCGGCTTTTGCGCCATGTCCTTTGTGTCGGCGGTGGAAACCGTCGGCGACGTGTCGGGTATCACCAAGGGCGGCGCGGGGCGTGAGGCGACGGACAAAGAGATCCAGGGCGCGACCTTTGCCGACGGTATCGGCACGGCAATCTCTGGCCTGTTCGGCGCGTTGCCCAACACCTCGTTCAGCCAGAACGTCGGGCTGATCGCGATGACCGGCGTGATGAGCCGCCATGTGGTGACCATCGGCGCGGTGTTCCTGATCCTGTGCGGACTGGTGCCCAAGATCGGCGCGATCATCTCCTCGATCCCGATCGAAGTGCTGGGCGGCGGTGTGATCGTGATGTTCGGCATGGTCGTGGCGGCCGGTATCTCGATGCTGTCGGACGTGACCTGGAACCGCCGCAACATGGTGATCTTTGCGATTGCGCTGTCGCTGGGCCTTGGCCTGCAACTGGAGCCGGGGGCGCTGCAATACCTGCCCGGCACGATCAAGGTGCTGGCGACATCCGGCATCCTGCCCGCCGCCGTGATCGCCATCGTGCTGAACCTGGTGCTGCCCGAAGACCTGTCCGACGAGTCCACCGAAGAAGTCTCTGGCGGCATGGCCGGACATGGCAAAGGGTCGTTGGGGCAGAGCGATCACGGGTAA
- the guaD gene encoding guanine deaminase — protein sequence MTQTPSRVLLRGRILDFKAEPQDDRDTDAFTYHEDGAILIKDGLIEAAGPYASVLSQAHDVPVIDHRPHLLMAGFVDTHIHFPQVQVIASWGAQLLDWLNTYTFPEETRFADPVHAAAMASGFYDLLIGHGTTSAVAFCSVHAASVDAFFTEAAQRNMRMIGGKVMMDRNAPDGLRDTPQSSYDDSKTLIDKWHGKGRAHYAITPRFAITSTPDQLDMAGALVAEHPDCYIQTHLSENADEIAFTAQLYPDAPDYLGVYEAHGLLTPRTLLGHSIHLTPREIDVLSDTGAKPVFCPTSNLFLGSGLFDDAGLRGRGICNAIATDVGAGTSYSMLQTLNEGYKVLQLQGQKLHPMRAFHWITRGNAVALGLEDRIGTLAPGTEADIVVLDARATPAAALRMARADTLSEELFVLQMLGDDRAVAEVYLAGQTAKNGSVAARALVGV from the coding sequence ATGACCCAGACCCCCAGCCGGGTGCTGCTGCGCGGGCGCATCCTTGATTTCAAGGCAGAACCGCAGGACGACCGCGACACCGACGCCTTCACCTATCATGAGGACGGCGCGATCCTGATCAAGGACGGTCTGATCGAGGCCGCAGGCCCCTATGCCAGCGTGCTGTCGCAGGCGCATGATGTGCCGGTGATCGACCACAGGCCGCACCTTTTGATGGCAGGTTTCGTCGACACCCATATCCATTTCCCACAGGTGCAGGTGATCGCCTCATGGGGCGCGCAACTGCTGGACTGGCTCAACACCTATACTTTCCCCGAAGAAACCCGCTTTGCCGACCCGGTGCATGCGGCGGCGATGGCGTCGGGGTTCTACGACCTGCTGATCGGGCACGGCACCACCTCAGCGGTGGCCTTCTGTTCGGTTCATGCCGCCTCGGTCGACGCGTTTTTCACAGAGGCCGCGCAGCGCAACATGCGCATGATCGGCGGCAAGGTCATGATGGACCGCAACGCGCCGGACGGTTTGCGGGACACGCCGCAATCCTCCTACGACGACAGCAAGACGCTGATCGACAAATGGCACGGCAAGGGCCGCGCGCACTATGCCATCACCCCCCGCTTTGCCATCACCTCAACCCCCGATCAATTGGACATGGCGGGCGCCTTGGTGGCCGAACATCCGGACTGCTACATCCAAACCCACCTGAGCGAAAATGCCGATGAAATCGCCTTTACCGCGCAACTGTACCCCGACGCGCCGGATTATCTGGGTGTCTATGAAGCCCACGGCCTTCTGACGCCCCGTACCCTGCTGGGCCATTCCATCCACCTGACCCCGCGTGAGATTGACGTGCTGTCAGACACCGGCGCCAAGCCCGTGTTCTGCCCCACGTCGAACCTGTTTCTGGGCAGCGGGCTGTTCGACGATGCGGGCCTGCGCGGGCGCGGCATCTGCAACGCCATCGCCACCGACGTCGGCGCGGGCACCAGCTATTCGATGCTTCAGACCCTCAACGAGGGCTACAAGGTGCTGCAACTTCAGGGACAGAAACTGCACCCCATGCGCGCCTTTCACTGGATCACGCGCGGCAATGCCGTGGCACTGGGGCTGGAGGACCGCATCGGCACGCTGGCACCGGGGACAGAGGCGGATATCGTCGTGCTGGACGCCCGCGCAACACCGGCGGCGGCGCTGCGGATGGCACGGGCCGACACCCTGTCCGAAGAGCTATTCGTGCTGCAAATGCTGGGGGATGACCGCGCGGTGGCCGAGGTCTATCTGGCCGGTCAGACGGCCAAGAACGGCAGCGTTGCGGCACGGGCGCTGGTTGGGGTGTGA
- a CDS encoding xanthine/uracil/vitamin C permease, with protein sequence MRDGSYTYRLFHRSDFSAFWALFTDNLINLMVLAGICQFVFQMPAEIVFGRIVPGAAVAIMAGIAVYVWLAKRAAAQHGRDVTALPYGISTPVMFVYLFGVIGPIYWSTNDPVLAWQVGIGAGFMGGIVAAMGAIVGPWLKRVTPRAGMLGTLCGIALVFIGTVPLAIVFENPFVGFASMIIILWGLVGRFRLPWNIPAGLLALIVGTIVAFAMGEAKISTEGVGFYPPLPYVGDLIAGIQHLFANPELFLVLVPVQIYNFIETMNNVESAEAAGDHYPVATCQITDGVGTMIGAVFGSPFPTTAYIGHPAYKRMGAHAGYIIGVGAVIPLAAFFGLLAFLNNLIPVAAAAPVLVFVALSLVTNTAMSVKPAHMAAVTIAMMPHVSAFLMVKWGSMMGALGASGVEGLPQLGDPALTAALLQQGAHFEGHLALSQGAILTGLIWGAIVASVIDGRFRNAGGFALAAAAMSSVGIIHGASLHWPELGGVSAGYLIAATFLYVYPLFHRDDTPQPTLDEVTTPAE encoded by the coding sequence ATGAGGGATGGGAGTTACACCTACAGGCTGTTTCACCGCAGCGACTTCAGCGCGTTCTGGGCGCTGTTCACCGACAACCTGATCAACCTGATGGTTCTGGCGGGCATCTGCCAGTTTGTCTTTCAGATGCCGGCCGAGATTGTCTTTGGCCGCATCGTGCCGGGCGCGGCTGTTGCCATCATGGCCGGAATCGCGGTCTATGTCTGGCTCGCGAAACGCGCCGCCGCACAGCATGGCCGCGACGTCACCGCCCTGCCCTACGGCATCTCGACCCCGGTGATGTTTGTCTATCTCTTCGGCGTGATCGGCCCCATTTACTGGAGCACAAACGATCCGGTGCTGGCTTGGCAGGTGGGCATTGGCGCGGGCTTTATGGGCGGCATCGTGGCGGCCATGGGCGCCATCGTCGGTCCCTGGCTAAAACGGGTGACACCGCGCGCGGGCATGTTGGGCACGCTCTGTGGCATCGCGCTGGTGTTCATCGGCACCGTGCCGCTGGCCATCGTGTTTGAGAACCCGTTTGTCGGCTTTGCCTCGATGATCATCATCCTCTGGGGCCTTGTGGGGCGGTTTCGCTTGCCGTGGAACATTCCCGCCGGTCTGCTGGCCCTGATTGTCGGCACGATCGTGGCCTTTGCGATGGGCGAGGCCAAAATCAGCACCGAGGGCGTCGGCTTTTACCCGCCCTTGCCCTATGTCGGCGACCTGATCGCCGGTATCCAGCATCTGTTTGCCAACCCCGAGCTGTTCCTCGTGCTGGTGCCGGTGCAGATCTACAACTTCATCGAAACCATGAACAACGTCGAAAGCGCCGAGGCGGCGGGCGATCACTATCCCGTTGCCACCTGCCAGATCACCGACGGCGTGGGCACGATGATCGGCGCGGTCTTTGGCTCGCCCTTCCCGACGACGGCCTATATCGGCCACCCTGCCTACAAACGCATGGGCGCGCATGCGGGTTATATCATTGGCGTCGGTGCGGTCATTCCGCTGGCCGCCTTCTTTGGCCTGCTGGCCTTCCTCAACAACCTGATCCCGGTGGCCGCTGCCGCGCCGGTTCTGGTCTTTGTGGCGCTCAGCTTGGTGACCAACACGGCGATGTCGGTGAAACCCGCGCACATGGCCGCCGTGACCATTGCGATGATGCCGCATGTCTCGGCCTTTCTAATGGTCAAATGGGGATCCATGATGGGCGCGCTGGGGGCCAGCGGAGTCGAGGGCCTGCCGCAACTTGGCGACCCGGCGCTGACCGCCGCGCTGCTGCAACAGGGCGCGCATTTCGAGGGCCATCTTGCGCTTAGCCAAGGAGCGATCCTGACCGGGTTGATCTGGGGGGCCATCGTGGCCTCGGTGATTGACGGGCGGTTCCGCAATGCGGGCGGCTTTGCCCTTGCGGCGGCGGCGATGTCCTCTGTCGGCATCATCCACGGTGCCAGCCTGCACTGGCCGGAACTGGGCGGCGTCTCTGCCGGCTATCTGATCGCAGCGACCTTCCTCTATGTCTATCCGCTGTTCCATCGCGACGACACGCCCCAGCCCACGCTGGATGAGGTCACAACCCCGGCGGAATAG
- the xdhC gene encoding xanthine dehydrogenase accessory protein XdhC, with product MVRETLSCFLNRPGPVVRLHLSRVRGSSPREAGAQMFVTAEALFGTIGGGQLEHRAIDAARQMLRDGDMARHLDLPLGPEIGQCCGGRVEVTLTRMSRSDRQKAVEADMAAQDAQPAVYILGAGHVGRALAHQFQHLPVRTILIDQRAEELSLSDAAVETRHSAIPEFDILTAPAGSAFIVLTHDHGLDFLLASAALERRDAAYVGLIGSATKRVKFRNWCHTHCDGLSIAPLICPIGAAGNRDKRPAVIATFVVAEVIAALTSEPAEDHPERGTAPHIAAQ from the coding sequence ATGGTACGCGAAACGCTTTCCTGCTTTCTCAATCGCCCTGGCCCGGTCGTGCGCCTGCACCTGTCCCGCGTGCGCGGCTCTTCCCCGCGTGAGGCCGGGGCGCAGATGTTTGTCACCGCCGAGGCGCTGTTTGGCACCATCGGCGGCGGGCAACTGGAACACCGCGCCATCGACGCCGCGCGGCAGATGCTGCGCGACGGCGACATGGCGCGCCACCTTGACCTGCCGCTTGGCCCCGAGATCGGCCAGTGCTGCGGCGGGCGGGTCGAGGTTACCCTGACCCGGATGAGCCGCTCCGACCGGCAAAAGGCCGTCGAGGCCGACATGGCGGCGCAGGACGCGCAACCCGCCGTCTATATCCTTGGCGCAGGCCATGTCGGGCGGGCGTTGGCACACCAATTCCAGCACCTGCCGGTGCGCACCATCCTGATCGACCAGCGCGCCGAGGAACTCAGCCTGTCCGATGCCGCTGTTGAAACACGGCACAGTGCGATCCCCGAATTCGACATCCTGACCGCCCCCGCTGGCAGCGCCTTCATCGTGCTGACCCATGATCACGGGCTGGACTTTCTGCTGGCCTCTGCCGCGCTGGAACGGCGCGACGCGGCCTATGTGGGGTTGATCGGATCGGCCACCAAGCGGGTGAAGTTCCGCAACTGGTGCCACACACATTGCGATGGCCTGTCCATTGCGCCCCTGATCTGCCCCATCGGGGCAGCCGGTAACCGCGACAAACGGCCAGCCGTGATCGCCACATTTGTCGTGGCCGAAGTGATCGCGGCGCTGACCAGTGAACCTGCCGAAGACCACCCCGAACGGGGCACCGCGCCGCATATCGCGGCGCAGTAA